One genomic segment of Culturomica massiliensis includes these proteins:
- a CDS encoding uroporphyrinogen-III synthase — translation MKIKKVLVSQPKPTTEKSPYFDLAEKYNLKLEFRPFIKIEGVTAKEFRQEKINILDHTAIIFTSRTAIDHFFRICGELRITVPDTMKYFCISEATAFYLQKYIVYRKRKIFYGDKKVDDMTKILLKHKTENFLVPLSDIHKENIPGLLDQLHLKYTKAILYKTVASDLSDIKDLKEYDIVAFYTPAGINSLFQNFPDFVQDTTIIAAFGPATAEAVEAAGLRLDIQAPTIKCPSMTMAIEEFIKKYNKENKIK, via the coding sequence TTGAAGATCAAAAAAGTACTCGTTTCACAACCTAAACCGACCACTGAAAAATCTCCTTATTTTGATTTAGCAGAAAAATACAACCTGAAACTGGAATTCAGGCCTTTTATAAAAATCGAAGGAGTAACAGCTAAAGAGTTCAGACAGGAAAAAATCAATATTCTGGACCATACAGCCATTATATTCACAAGCCGGACCGCAATCGATCACTTTTTCAGAATTTGCGGAGAATTACGTATCACGGTTCCAGATACGATGAAATACTTTTGTATATCAGAAGCCACAGCATTTTATTTACAAAAATACATTGTTTACCGGAAACGGAAAATCTTCTACGGGGATAAAAAAGTAGATGATATGACCAAAATTCTGTTGAAACACAAGACAGAAAATTTCCTGGTCCCTCTCTCTGATATTCATAAAGAAAATATTCCGGGACTTCTCGATCAGTTGCACCTGAAATACACAAAAGCAATTTTATACAAAACGGTCGCAAGTGATTTAAGTGATATTAAAGATCTCAAAGAATACGACATTGTTGCATTCTACACTCCGGCCGGAATTAATTCTTTGTTTCAAAATTTTCCGGATTTCGTGCAGGATACGACGATTATTGCAGCATTCGGTCCGGCAACGGCAGAAGCTGTTGAAGCAGCAGGCTTGCGTCTCGATATTCAGGCCCCTACCATCAAATGCCCTTCTATGACAATGGCAATAGAAGAGTTCATCAAGAAATACAACAAGGAAAACAAAATAAAATAA
- a CDS encoding DUF4271 domain-containing protein translates to MRNTDTTYIHSDPAFAEANPCQIIQEKKDSVEYIPLKSYNPIIPLNNTRHTTGCLIYTILFLIVFAFLRIRGKGLLSLLFQVILKKKKYEIILNDGIIPNLVYYILALVLSFSAIAIGVTYIINQEVDFEYAFYIFGILLFYHIGILCIVRFISWTFNAHYAGEEVIVNLWVYHIWAGFLISPFIIALFFVKIFAIPLLLKIITICLALFYLVKFIRWVEILFVYRVSIFYMILYLCALEVIPVLILYKLLAY, encoded by the coding sequence ATGCGAAATACAGATACAACATATATTCATTCTGACCCTGCATTTGCAGAGGCAAATCCCTGTCAGATCATTCAGGAAAAAAAAGACTCGGTAGAATATATCCCTCTGAAATCTTACAACCCCATCATCCCGTTAAACAATACCCGCCACACAACGGGATGTTTGATTTATACCATTCTGTTTCTGATCGTTTTCGCTTTTTTGCGAATCCGCGGAAAAGGGTTGCTTTCCTTACTATTTCAGGTCATATTGAAAAAAAAGAAATACGAAATCATTCTGAATGACGGCATTATACCTAATTTGGTTTATTATATACTGGCATTGGTATTGTCTTTTTCAGCAATAGCAATCGGAGTCACATACATCATAAATCAGGAAGTCGATTTCGAGTATGCCTTCTATATTTTCGGTATACTGCTTTTTTACCACATCGGCATACTCTGCATCGTACGATTTATTTCCTGGACATTCAATGCACATTATGCAGGAGAAGAAGTCATTGTCAATTTATGGGTGTATCACATATGGGCGGGTTTTTTGATCTCGCCGTTCATTATTGCACTCTTTTTCGTCAAAATTTTTGCTATCCCCTTATTATTAAAAATCATTACAATCTGTTTAGCATTGTTTTATCTTGTTAAATTTATCCGGTGGGTCGAAATATTATTTGTCTACAGGGTTTCAATTTTCTATATGATTTTGTACCTTTGTGCCCTTGAAGTTATACCTGTGCTTATCCTGTATAAGTTATTGGCGTATTAA
- a CDS encoding PorP/SprF family type IX secretion system membrane protein, whose product MKGTWENKIICFCIFFFGSGFSLLAQDYNFSQFWENRTYYNPAYVGLHEGELNSLLTYRKLWPKFDGNFSTVFFSADLKTYNNYGFGLTFISGDEGGGFIKSTSAGLSYSWRGYFNKEKNIFFQLGIRGSYNHEKLNFNKYIFSGQLHEIYGNIFPQPDLQGIEKKQNYWDFSTGALVCIPWQRHYQEFMTNYIGFSVSHFTRPKDNFIEDDYKLPIKVSFQWNGFLRTSLRSLDKKSYLYLCPGLIFENQGDKLLSSSSFNNFVVGSDLTTDPLFAGIWYSSQLLNNSDENYKALIFKFGVKLNSEKKNFQYRLAYTYDMSLGNLTKNTEGSHEISINVVYRFNAKYRYNIYSF is encoded by the coding sequence ATGAAAGGGACCTGGGAAAACAAAATAATATGCTTCTGTATTTTCTTTTTTGGGTCAGGATTTTCTCTCCTGGCACAAGATTATAATTTCTCCCAATTTTGGGAAAACCGGACATATTACAATCCGGCTTATGTCGGATTGCATGAAGGGGAATTAAACAGCTTGCTGACTTACCGGAAACTTTGGCCGAAATTTGACGGGAACTTTTCTACCGTTTTCTTTTCCGCCGATCTGAAAACATACAACAACTATGGTTTCGGTCTGACATTTATTTCCGGGGATGAAGGCGGAGGATTTATAAAATCGACATCGGCAGGACTTTCATACTCCTGGAGAGGCTATTTCAACAAAGAAAAAAATATCTTTTTCCAATTGGGAATTCGCGGAAGTTATAACCATGAAAAACTGAATTTCAACAAATACATCTTTTCCGGACAGTTACACGAAATATATGGAAATATATTTCCTCAACCGGATTTACAAGGCATAGAAAAAAAGCAAAATTACTGGGATTTCAGTACAGGAGCCCTGGTTTGTATCCCCTGGCAACGCCACTACCAGGAATTCATGACCAATTACATCGGATTTTCCGTAAGCCACTTCACCCGCCCAAAAGACAATTTCATTGAAGACGATTATAAACTCCCCATAAAAGTCAGTTTCCAATGGAACGGATTCCTTCGTACTTCCTTACGCAGCCTCGATAAAAAAAGCTATTTGTATCTTTGTCCGGGATTAATATTCGAAAATCAGGGCGATAAGTTGTTATCTTCCTCTTCTTTCAATAATTTTGTCGTCGGAAGTGACCTGACAACCGACCCGTTATTTGCGGGAATATGGTATAGTTCCCAATTGTTAAACAACTCGGATGAAAACTATAAAGCTCTGATTTTCAAATTCGGAGTAAAATTGAATTCCGAAAAGAAGAACTTTCAATATCGTTTGGCCTACACCTACGATATGTCCTTGGGAAACCTGACAAAGAATACGGAAGGGTCACATGAAATCAGTATAAATGTCGTATACAGGTTTAATGCGAAATACAGATACAACATATATTCATTCTGA
- a CDS encoding PKD domain-containing protein, protein MKRGLFCVLCVFVCLNFAWGQRVAEEVWTDTIGYQQWQARWSEKDDTVWFVNYHYWEGVTTQHELVFKFLQADMPLGYDQLEIDWGDATSSGILVFNGDDLQVEHTYGRAGIFDLKVTLTSSLAYPPLTFYQKEFNQDLQKCEVEVLNREPKNRCMEYEQDTFWIKLKGTEANPPHTKYTLTCNISSELVSAAAARKDTLFVADTTNMPDVWMLIMRKPVGQYDLSVGFRMVCSDQFSAYFLFNNTDFTPLYIYDKPKLSEIFNYDYEAEEPIRICTGNEAFVCDKIYNNMYMDWQGFPSYMVGAQMKFTFYRAEEPVNPVWEEIPVTHDKTVVDSARLIFNAPGYYKIKIIAENFCGRDTLETDSVFESMQKRPIEVYENGLDLPLACVTDQLCIKDNPVITLSDPARRIKFERWPEYKIEVTRSGTDDVSEPVGYELVSQQMFKADAEVSYPEACDSSKVNLKIREAGVFEIKFTREHNVCGTSQDVFTVCQGGIPTLAGGALVDSLISSYDIVFRGGRASRCDTFSYVLQDFQAAIDSNNLSVDSIAFVFKKGLGPLDTMIFREGDLQIYRFDSVTENLNYIEVKARNYCGWSDSQSLGFYTFIKPDVRLLRNGLEDNDTLCSGTDYEYKLAGTIPESYYIETIYTRLNQDFRPIDRPVEETQEHLSWTRRWDFVGIAEEKIILRHGLSPDGCMQILIDTVYIGLSPDGFKFADSLRYCDRQTEVTVSDLFSEAATGYRWAEWQWRQSDPDWQKASALPSALTFTPGMNDTLYVKLSLSKGCYIRDSLIFIPKAEPVFSVLKERDTFCVIGTGNYPVWDPLAMTFPAEPGVKVDLKVGSANADASSFLLDKKDIPSDYQLVVTTDFPDSLKMTYRAYHSETDVENSCVLELSRKLILQKPYLRIMKTDTLDDTAPGRYDFTRMDGYIDSKYVDEATFVWSKRADLTGHFDGNSFVLSGEDLKADSLVFYLEAQVSSSYCGGEILRDSLIVYSSLPKIYGGKWAVCDDSPCPLWGKAYGYFIEETNLKWKLLNTGEGWGRIEPDRGFGVVYTPEPGKRVGSGDTVKIELDYADGMLKDTVYLKINAALTWALNRDTLIAKERQINVNRIAPDFFTCDNYQRLVIEKTGLSNDAFVERDSILNFGMWDLDFGRNFQVKTRIKMIGLPGCPDAYSGNIEMIDLVNVQPHARTMMNLCAGDSVETTSMFNYEVADRYTVFEWEKEGVDGSFNGDSSYYYVSGNGGDHRLKIVTRKTCTFYDGTVAGADFRKESLVSDYFKTYHNPGLSIERKQDTLCPAEVQVENIIDHWGVRLQRPEYMTGHLYFNDRNLLPSQIYHFNKNAGESDTVLVSVDLGACRYMDWQVKDTVVLYKQRQMITGEFAIPGLCGERWTDIDRHTLNLVDYSGLEWSAVGADISIVDGNLMPRIQGKEDFVSGSVTLTVKASEGCPEEVLTRAFTRTVLPEIALADQVLCPEAGMEITIPVAFLKMRENIDRIDWKIFGTATPFLTTDKETESIVYTLTAADVSRNDFGIVAEVYAPGVCADEPTGDSVNISFREVPEIDILESVPFVCQGDSVRLEQIAVGTDSEVVSWHVVSGDGRLTDEYYLPGEGNGEVRLQIVAGAKYGCHITRTEEVVVQIRPAPVPGLFTVSEPRCPGMELVFSTDVPAGNYVWDFADGSLPESGAMLTHRYEKAGIYPVMLTSHYANGCVRSRRENVVVGALLKAGLNIVPETEDCRQIVRYVENTTEGVWTYAKINWGDSDEWQNIEEGNPEIIGHRFTNDSTVVLTYPIRLIVGNACQEDTAYTDLKVYPLQVKARIGISDDPAYAKCFGQNWGFLNRSFGFGNARYEALWTLEPGVAYQSNSISDSLVEHRFTKPGEYKITLTVKDKCNSDSISQVITVLGNDKLDFSIPGDVLCSDRETALSVKPEWREHFSGFRWDFGDGSPIITNKDSVVHVFKNAGSYRVTLKANALSEGYCPVEKVSSVVIHKTPGAGIRVEPAARGCAPDTVRFIRVFQGEETNDPAEQVYWDFRNGVTAASNDVDGVVFELPGEYKVLLKVTSGAGCVGSDSVSVMTLETPVAGFIVSDTLFCTDDGVIQIGLDNRTPEPEKNSFEWSYNGTLFSRLFQPEILTPAPEFGKIQIKLTAYNNATRCPDVFVKDVVSSRLVKADFSVTPHEICDATPVHFESTSLYGEGARWDMGDGNIMTESSFDYLYEGEGVYTIRIVANNAEGCVSEKTETVTVYPLPTVDFSWDKDNSVPGDIPGNTELPEIDNGGVRFTNLSDVFPKTWGDSLRYVWDFGDNSAVVTQESPYHRFRNNGVYEVVLKGITQYGCVDSVSDRISVSAVKGLFIPTAFAPGMPDDNMGEGGDYRGIARFQPKGVGLHTYKIQIYDAWGGCVWSSDKVENGHPAEYWDGTFNGAPVPKGNYTWKVSATFIDGSVWNNDGGKTEGSVMLIR, encoded by the coding sequence ATGAAAAGGGGACTTTTCTGTGTGCTCTGTGTGTTTGTATGCTTGAATTTTGCCTGGGGGCAACGTGTGGCTGAAGAAGTATGGACGGATACGATCGGTTATCAGCAATGGCAGGCCCGGTGGAGTGAGAAAGACGACACCGTTTGGTTCGTCAATTACCATTATTGGGAAGGGGTTACGACACAGCATGAGTTAGTGTTTAAATTTTTACAGGCAGATATGCCGTTGGGTTACGACCAGTTGGAGATAGATTGGGGAGACGCTACTTCTTCCGGAATACTTGTTTTTAACGGGGACGATCTGCAAGTGGAGCATACGTATGGTCGTGCCGGAATTTTCGATTTGAAAGTGACGTTGACTTCTTCATTGGCCTATCCTCCGCTTACTTTTTACCAGAAAGAATTTAATCAGGATTTACAGAAATGTGAGGTTGAGGTATTGAACAGGGAGCCGAAGAATCGTTGTATGGAGTATGAGCAGGATACGTTTTGGATAAAGCTGAAAGGTACGGAGGCAAATCCTCCGCATACAAAGTATACACTGACTTGCAATATTTCTTCCGAATTGGTAAGTGCGGCTGCAGCTAGAAAAGATACCCTGTTTGTTGCCGATACGACGAATATGCCCGATGTCTGGATGCTGATTATGAGAAAGCCTGTAGGGCAGTATGATTTATCGGTGGGGTTCCGCATGGTTTGTTCGGATCAGTTTTCCGCTTATTTCTTGTTTAACAATACAGATTTTACCCCTTTGTATATATACGACAAACCCAAATTGTCGGAAATTTTTAATTACGATTACGAGGCCGAGGAGCCGATAAGGATTTGTACGGGAAACGAGGCGTTTGTATGTGATAAGATATACAATAACATGTATATGGACTGGCAGGGCTTTCCTTCTTATATGGTCGGGGCGCAGATGAAGTTTACCTTTTACAGGGCGGAAGAACCGGTAAATCCGGTGTGGGAAGAGATTCCGGTCACCCACGATAAGACGGTCGTCGATTCTGCAAGATTGATTTTTAATGCTCCGGGATATTATAAAATAAAAATTATTGCGGAGAATTTTTGCGGCCGGGATACTTTAGAAACGGATTCTGTATTTGAAAGTATGCAAAAACGGCCGATCGAAGTGTATGAAAATGGGCTGGACCTGCCTTTGGCCTGTGTAACGGATCAGCTTTGTATAAAAGACAATCCGGTAATTACTTTGTCGGACCCCGCCCGGCGAATAAAATTTGAAAGATGGCCGGAATATAAGATTGAAGTTACCCGGTCCGGGACAGACGATGTGTCCGAACCGGTGGGTTATGAACTGGTTTCGCAACAGATGTTTAAAGCAGACGCTGAGGTGAGCTATCCGGAAGCTTGTGATTCGTCTAAAGTGAATCTGAAGATCAGAGAAGCCGGGGTTTTTGAAATCAAATTTACCCGGGAGCATAACGTGTGCGGGACTTCACAGGACGTATTTACGGTTTGTCAGGGAGGTATCCCGACTTTGGCCGGAGGTGCCCTGGTCGATAGTCTGATCAGTTCTTACGATATTGTGTTCCGCGGAGGACGTGCATCCCGTTGTGATACGTTCAGTTATGTTTTACAGGATTTTCAGGCAGCTATCGATTCCAATAATTTGTCGGTCGATTCTATTGCTTTTGTGTTTAAGAAAGGACTCGGGCCTTTGGATACGATGATTTTTCGGGAGGGCGATTTACAGATTTACCGTTTTGACAGTGTGACGGAAAATCTCAATTATATCGAAGTAAAAGCCCGGAATTATTGTGGTTGGAGCGATAGTCAGTCTCTCGGTTTTTATACGTTTATCAAGCCGGATGTCCGGTTGTTGCGCAACGGACTGGAGGATAACGATACGCTTTGTTCCGGAACAGATTATGAATATAAATTAGCCGGAACCATTCCGGAGTCTTATTATATCGAGACGATTTATACGAGGTTGAATCAGGATTTCAGACCAATAGACCGGCCTGTAGAAGAAACACAGGAGCATTTGTCATGGACCCGTCGCTGGGATTTTGTGGGTATTGCGGAAGAAAAGATTATACTTCGGCACGGCCTGTCTCCCGACGGTTGCATGCAGATATTGATAGATACTGTCTATATCGGCTTGTCTCCCGATGGCTTTAAATTTGCCGATAGTCTTCGCTATTGTGATCGTCAGACGGAAGTAACGGTGTCAGATTTGTTCAGTGAGGCCGCTACCGGTTATCGTTGGGCCGAATGGCAATGGCGGCAGTCGGATCCGGATTGGCAGAAAGCGTCGGCTTTACCGTCTGCCCTGACTTTTACTCCCGGAATGAACGATACGTTGTATGTGAAGTTGAGTCTGTCGAAAGGGTGTTATATAAGAGATTCGTTGATTTTTATTCCGAAGGCGGAACCTGTTTTCTCCGTTTTAAAAGAGCGGGATACATTTTGTGTGATCGGTACGGGAAACTATCCTGTGTGGGATCCGCTTGCTATGACTTTTCCGGCAGAACCCGGGGTGAAAGTGGATTTAAAGGTCGGCTCGGCGAATGCGGATGCGTCTTCCTTCCTTCTGGATAAAAAAGATATTCCGAGCGATTATCAGTTGGTGGTGACGACGGATTTCCCGGATTCCTTAAAAATGACGTATCGGGCTTATCATTCGGAAACGGATGTGGAGAATAGCTGTGTACTGGAACTTTCCCGTAAGCTTATATTACAGAAGCCCTATTTGCGTATTATGAAAACAGATACCCTGGATGATACTGCTCCCGGTAGGTATGATTTTACCCGAATGGATGGTTATATCGATTCGAAATATGTGGATGAGGCTACTTTTGTATGGAGTAAACGGGCTGATTTGACAGGGCATTTTGACGGAAACAGTTTTGTTTTGTCCGGAGAGGACCTGAAGGCAGATTCTTTGGTATTTTATCTGGAAGCTCAAGTCAGTTCCTCTTATTGCGGAGGTGAGATATTGAGAGACTCTCTGATTGTTTATAGTTCTTTACCGAAAATATACGGGGGAAAATGGGCTGTTTGTGACGATTCTCCCTGCCCTTTATGGGGGAAAGCATACGGCTATTTTATCGAGGAGACGAATCTGAAATGGAAGTTGTTGAATACCGGGGAGGGCTGGGGACGTATCGAGCCGGACCGGGGATTTGGTGTGGTTTATACGCCGGAACCGGGGAAAAGAGTCGGGAGCGGAGATACGGTAAAAATTGAACTGGATTATGCCGACGGTATGTTGAAAGATACGGTTTATCTGAAGATAAATGCGGCTTTGACATGGGCGCTCAATAGAGATACTTTAATTGCAAAGGAGCGTCAGATCAATGTCAACCGGATCGCTCCGGATTTCTTTACCTGTGATAATTATCAGCGGTTGGTCATTGAAAAAACCGGATTGAGTAACGATGCTTTTGTCGAAAGGGATTCCATCCTCAATTTCGGTATGTGGGATTTGGATTTCGGACGTAATTTTCAGGTAAAGACCAGAATTAAGATGATCGGTTTACCCGGTTGTCCGGATGCATATTCGGGAAATATAGAGATGATCGATCTGGTAAACGTACAGCCTCATGCCAGAACGATGATGAATCTTTGTGCGGGAGATTCGGTTGAAACGACCTCAATGTTCAATTATGAAGTCGCCGATCGCTATACCGTTTTTGAATGGGAAAAAGAAGGTGTTGACGGTAGTTTTAACGGGGATTCATCTTATTATTATGTTTCCGGTAACGGAGGCGATCATCGCTTGAAAATCGTTACCCGTAAAACTTGTACTTTTTACGACGGTACGGTTGCCGGTGCCGATTTCAGAAAAGAGAGTCTGGTTTCCGATTATTTCAAGACCTATCATAACCCGGGCCTTTCGATAGAGCGGAAACAGGATACATTATGCCCGGCAGAAGTGCAGGTTGAAAATATTATTGACCATTGGGGAGTTCGTTTGCAACGACCGGAATACATGACGGGGCATTTGTATTTTAACGACCGGAATTTATTGCCGTCTCAGATTTATCATTTCAATAAAAATGCGGGAGAGTCGGATACTGTCCTTGTTTCCGTGGATTTAGGCGCTTGCCGGTATATGGATTGGCAGGTAAAAGATACGGTTGTGTTGTATAAGCAAAGACAAATGATTACCGGTGAATTTGCAATTCCCGGACTTTGCGGAGAACGTTGGACCGATATCGACCGGCATACATTGAATTTGGTCGATTATTCCGGTTTGGAATGGAGCGCTGTCGGTGCAGATATTTCGATTGTAGACGGTAATCTTATGCCTCGTATTCAGGGGAAAGAAGATTTTGTTTCCGGTAGTGTAACCCTTACGGTAAAAGCTTCCGAGGGATGTCCTGAAGAAGTGTTGACCAGAGCATTTACCAGGACAGTTTTGCCTGAAATCGCTTTGGCAGATCAGGTGTTATGTCCTGAAGCCGGCATGGAAATAACGATTCCTGTTGCTTTTTTGAAAATGCGGGAAAATATCGATCGTATCGACTGGAAAATTTTCGGAACTGCAACTCCTTTTCTGACGACGGATAAAGAGACTGAAAGTATCGTTTATACTTTGACGGCTGCCGATGTAAGCCGGAATGACTTTGGTATTGTTGCAGAAGTATATGCCCCCGGTGTTTGTGCGGACGAGCCTACCGGTGATTCTGTAAACATTTCTTTCAGAGAGGTTCCGGAAATTGATATTTTGGAGTCTGTGCCTTTTGTATGTCAGGGAGATTCTGTGAGACTGGAACAGATAGCTGTGGGTACCGATAGTGAAGTGGTTTCCTGGCATGTCGTTTCGGGGGATGGCCGGTTGACAGATGAGTATTATCTTCCCGGAGAGGGAAACGGAGAGGTGCGTTTGCAGATTGTTGCCGGTGCTAAGTATGGCTGTCATATCACCAGGACGGAGGAGGTTGTTGTTCAAATCCGTCCGGCTCCGGTGCCGGGATTATTTACGGTTTCCGAACCGCGGTGTCCCGGTATGGAATTGGTATTTTCAACGGATGTGCCTGCCGGAAATTATGTCTGGGATTTTGCTGACGGTTCTTTGCCGGAAAGCGGAGCAATGCTTACCCATCGTTATGAAAAAGCCGGTATTTATCCGGTGATGCTGACTTCTCATTATGCTAACGGATGCGTTCGCTCCAGGAGGGAAAATGTGGTTGTGGGGGCTTTGCTGAAAGCCGGCTTGAATATTGTGCCCGAAACGGAAGATTGCCGTCAGATTGTTCGTTATGTTGAAAATACGACGGAAGGGGTTTGGACTTATGCAAAGATCAATTGGGGGGATTCGGATGAATGGCAGAATATAGAGGAAGGGAATCCTGAAATTATCGGACATCGTTTTACCAATGATTCGACGGTGGTATTGACTTATCCGATCCGGTTGATTGTCGGGAATGCCTGTCAGGAAGACACGGCATATACCGATTTGAAAGTATATCCTTTACAGGTTAAAGCCCGGATAGGAATCAGTGATGATCCGGCCTATGCTAAATGTTTCGGACAAAATTGGGGATTCTTGAACCGTTCGTTCGGGTTTGGAAATGCCCGGTATGAGGCTTTGTGGACGTTGGAGCCGGGTGTGGCTTATCAATCGAATTCCATTTCGGATTCGCTGGTGGAGCATCGGTTTACAAAGCCGGGAGAATATAAAATAACGTTAACGGTAAAAGATAAATGTAATTCGGATTCAATATCCCAGGTAATTACGGTTTTGGGAAATGATAAACTGGATTTCAGCATTCCCGGAGATGTATTGTGTTCCGACAGGGAGACTGCATTGAGTGTAAAACCGGAGTGGCGGGAGCATTTTTCAGGATTCCGTTGGGATTTTGGGGATGGTAGTCCGATTATTACGAACAAGGATTCCGTTGTTCATGTGTTTAAAAATGCCGGCTCGTATCGGGTGACATTAAAAGCGAATGCTTTATCGGAAGGATATTGTCCGGTAGAAAAAGTAAGTTCTGTCGTGATCCATAAAACGCCTGGGGCTGGAATTCGTGTGGAACCGGCTGCCCGGGGATGTGCCCCGGATACGGTTCGTTTTATCCGGGTGTTTCAGGGAGAAGAAACAAACGATCCTGCCGAACAGGTATATTGGGATTTCCGTAACGGAGTCACCGCTGCAAGTAATGATGTGGATGGGGTTGTGTTTGAATTGCCGGGAGAATATAAGGTATTGCTGAAGGTTACTTCCGGCGCGGGATGTGTGGGTTCGGATTCTGTATCGGTAATGACATTGGAAACGCCGGTTGCCGGATTTATTGTATCCGATACGTTGTTCTGTACGGATGACGGTGTGATTCAAATTGGTTTGGATAACCGTACCCCGGAACCGGAAAAGAATTCTTTCGAGTGGTCCTATAACGGCACTTTGTTTTCAAGATTGTTTCAGCCGGAAATATTGACACCTGCTCCTGAATTCGGGAAAATACAGATAAAATTGACGGCTTATAACAATGCGACCCGTTGTCCGGATGTCTTTGTCAAAGATGTCGTATCTTCCCGTCTGGTAAAAGCCGATTTCAGTGTTACGCCTCATGAAATCTGTGATGCAACTCCGGTACATTTTGAAAGTACGTCTTTGTACGGAGAAGGCGCAAGATGGGATATGGGAGATGGAAATATCATGACAGAAAGCAGTTTTGACTATCTTTATGAAGGTGAGGGAGTATATACGATAAGGATTGTAGCTAATAATGCGGAAGGTTGTGTATC